The window CGTGGGGATACGGGCTCGATACCACGCCGAATCTGAGCCAATTCCTTCGAACCAGTACGAAGTATTCTTGGGCGTATGCCACCGCGCCGTGGACATTACCTTCGCACGCATCCATGTTCACCGGGCTGTTTGCCTTTGAACACGGAGCTCACACCGTGCTGGATGCCTCAAAGGGAGAGGTAGCGGAAATTGCGTTGAGTGAGACAATCCCAACCGCAGCCCAGATTCTTGCCGCGAAAGGGTATGCCACGGCCGGGTACTGTGCAAGCACGAACCCCCCAGGTTTTCTCGGAGAGCGGTGGGGGTTGGGGCGCGGTTTTGAGACTTACAGGCTCCTGTCAAACCAAAGTGAAGGCACCCGGGCGGCTGAAGATGCACTCTACCCAGAAATCATGAACTGGATACGGGGCCAAAGCGACCGCCCGTATTTTCTTTTTGTCAATATTCGAGATGCACACACGCCGTACAACCTGACGCTTCCACCAGGAGTCAGTTTTCCGCCTGCCTCCAGAGATGCGAATCTTCCGTTTCAATTAAAAGAGGCCGTGGCCTCGGGATCGGGATCCATAGACCGCAGGTTGATCGAGGAAGTCACAAAGCAATATGACTTGGGCGTCTACAACGCCGACAGAGCCTTGGGCCTGCTTCTAAAGGGATTGCAGGACTCGGGACATTTCGACAATAGTCTGATCATCGTGACTTCAGACCACGGAGAGTACCTGGGGGAGCACCATCTAGCTATCCACGGCCAAGATGTGCACGAAGCTGTTATACGAGTCCCTCTGGCTGTAAAACTGGTCAATCAATCCGCAGCAATGCAGGTGCATACCCCCGCATCACTAGTCCAGATTTTCCCAAGCATGATGGCGGCCGCGGGGATCTATCGCCCAGACTTGAAACCATTCCTGGGAGCGAGGCAAAACCCTCCAATTATCGCGGAAGAGTACTATGC of the Candidatus Hydrogenedentota bacterium genome contains:
- a CDS encoding sulfatase, whose translation is MERRTFLKGLLPISLSLLLHCQKTRRSPNIVLIVFDAVRADHTSAWGYGLDTTPNLSQFLRTSTKYSWAYATAPWTLPSHASMFTGLFAFEHGAHTVLDASKGEVAEIALSETIPTAAQILAAKGYATAGYCASTNPPGFLGERWGLGRGFETYRLLSNQSEGTRAAEDALYPEIMNWIRGQSDRPYFLFVNIRDAHTPYNLTLPPGVSFPPASRDANLPFQLKEAVASGSGSIDRRLIEEVTKQYDLGVYNADRALGLLLKGLQDSGHFDNSLIIVTSDHGEYLGEHHLAIHGQDVHEAVIRVPLAVKLVNQSAAMQVHTPASLVQIFPSMMAAAGIYRPDLKPFLGARQNPPIIAEEYYARAIEFKHPVAGKRFRRIRTAYIEWPWKLIHSTDGLHELYNIEEDALEVNDCLQAEPVRVASMMERLAAIKPGNQAPTSPSQEVPELTEEEKKALKSEGYL